TAAGGTTTACCGCAGTGGGTGCCGAATTCGTTGATGCCAATCTGGTAGCCATCGCCGGTTTCCCCGCCAAAAGCCATCTGCGCCGCTGTGAAAGCCGCGAAGATCTCATGGTCAGTAACACCCGGTTTTGTCACGTGATATGCCGCCTGAGTGCCAATACTGATCAATTGAGCTGCCGCCCGGAACATCTCAATTTCACGGGGTGAACGCACTTTTTGCATGCGGTCCAGAATTGGGTTGTCGGCAATAAATTTATTGCGCGGCATCAGCGACTCAACAGCAGCCCAAAAAGTGAGGGAAGTACGGTCGCCAATTTTGCCCACTTGCGCGCTCGTCAGCCCCAGACGAGATAAGATTTCCGCACATTTCTCGGCGGTTTTGAGTACCGCGTCACCGGGACGATCGGCGTATTCGCGGCCAATCGGCCCAATCTGCCAGATTTCATCCACCAGCAACGGCTCGCCACCGGGTGGTAACAGTACCGATTGGGTAAAAAAGGAAAGCAATGTCAGCGGCTTATCAGTATCTGTCGGAATAATAAGTACGCCTTCTCTCATCCAATCACAGATATAACGCAGATACGCATTCGAGGCGTGGAACCAGCCTACGCTACCGGCGTGGACGATCAGCGCATCGTGCCCGGCTTCAACCGCCTGACGACGAATTTTGCGCAAGCGCTCGGCAAACTCTTCCTCCGGCAACGGTAACGGGGCAGAGAAGGTAAAGTCCGGCTGGAAATCGGCAAGCAGAGAGCCAATGCGATAGCCAGCGGGCTGAGTCGCATGTGTGTTCATAGATAAATCCTTGTACTTAATTAAGTCATTAATTTTGTGGCCGTGGTGCCAGTACGCGGCGTGCGACCAGCAAACCGAGCAAGGTGACGGCGATGAGAATCCCTGAGATGGCGGCCACACGGACATCGAGTGACTCTTCAATCAGGGCAAACATACGCAGCGGCAATACCGTGGTTGAGGCATCCGCGAGAAACAGCGAAACCGTGACGTTATCCAGTGATTGAATAAACACCAGGAATGCGCCAGCCAGAATGCCGGGCATCAGCAGTGGCAATGTGACACGACGCAACGTCATAAACCAACTGGCACCCATGGTGGTTGATGCCTCCGCCAGAGACGGGTTAAGCCCCTGAGCCACGACAGACGCCGCGCGATACATCAGCGGGCCAAACACCACGATATGTCCGGTCACGGTCAGCCACAACGATGGTTGGAAGCCAATAAAATTGGCGACGATCAGTGCTGCCAATCCGTAGACCAGGCTGGGTAGTACCAGTGGCGCGAGGAGTAATGGCTCGATGCTGTTGACGGTTTTGCGTTTCATCCGTGTCATACCAATGCTGGCTGGCACGGCAAACAGCAGTGATCCCAACACCGCCAATCCGGCGATTTTCAGTGAGTTCCACGCCGCTATGTGTTCAGTACCCGATCGCACCGGGTCGAGCAGCGCTTGATACCAACGCAATGAAAATCCTTCCGGTGGATATTTCAATGTTTGCCCGGCAGTGAAGGACATCATCAGCGCAATCACGATGGGGGCGATGAGGTAAATCAGGCAGAGCGTGCCAAAACCATACACAAACACTTTATACAGCAGGGCTGGAACGGGATTTTCGCGTCGATTAAGCATGGCCGTTCAATCTCCTGTGACGTGAAATCATGGTGAGTGCCACCAGCAGGCAGCCGGTCGAAAGCAGCAATACTACGGCAATGGCGGAAGCGAGAGGCCAATCGAACAGCGTACCGACTTCGCGATAGATCAGTTGTGGCACGTACACGTTACGCGCACCACCAATCACCGCTTGGGTGACGAACGAGCTACTGGTGCTGGCGAACACCAGGATCCAGCCTGCCAACAGGCCCGGCAGCATCAGTGGCAGCAACAGGGTGAACAGAATGCGCCACGGGCCGGCTCCTGAGACTTGTGCCGCTTCGGTGAGTGAATACTGGGTACGGGTCAGAACGGCGATCAGCGGTAAAATGATCAACGGCAGGTCAATCTGACACATCGCCATAACCAGACCTAGCTCGGTAAACATCAGGCTGGTTGGCATTCCGGTGATGCCAAGCGCCATTAATGCTTCGCTGATTGGCCCCTGACGTCCCAAAATCACGATCCAGGCGAAAGTTCTCACCACGTTACTGGTCAGCATCGGAATGAGCGTCAGGAAAATGATCACCTGCCGCAAGGTCCGTCCGCTATGCCAGTAAAGCAGGGCGATAGGCACCCCCAGCAGGGTGGTGCCGATGACCGTTTCCAGTCCCAATCTTGCGGTGTTCATCAACACACGAAAGTTGAACTCATCACCGAAAAAACGAGCATAGTGATCCAGGGTGACGCCACCTTTGGTGATGAAACTAAATCCGACCAAAACCGCGAGCGGCGTTGCGAAGAACACCACGGAAAGCAATAACATGGGGACAACGTAAGGAAAGCCGCTCTGTTTCATCAGATCACCTTATCCGGCAACAATGGTGTCAAATTCGCGAATCCAGGCATCGCGATTTTTGTTGATGGCGTTCCAGTCGGGGTAGACCAGAGTCTTAAGCTGATCGCGCGTAACGTAAGCCGAGATAGCCGGTGTCAGCGCCACATCGCTATTGGTCGGGAACATTTCCGCAGGAGGTAACTTGAACTGATCCTGTGCCGCCTGGGAGATGGCCGCATCCATGTAGGCGTAAGCCGCATCGGCATTTTTTGTGCCTGAAGTCAGATGGATATTGACCGGAGCCGCTGGCGAGCCAGTCTCAGGATGGACGAATTCGCAGTTCATCCCCAGACTCTTCAGACGTGCTACGTTACTGGTACTACACATAAACACCGCGATCTCACCCTGCTGGAACAAGGTCATTTGATGATTGGTACTATCAACAATGCTTTTTAACTGCTCAGGATGCTCTTTGAATAACTTAAACACGGCAGCCATGTCGTCAGGTCCGGAACCATAGATTTTGGCGATTTCGGTGTAAGCCATCACCGCAGTGTTGGATGCAAAACCGGTCCAGGACACCAGGCCTTTATAGGCAGGGTTTTCGAACAGATCTTTATACCCCTTCGGACGTGGTACAAGGTCCGGGTTATAGGCGATGCCGTTAACTTCCACCGTCACGGTTGGGCCATACTCGCCCTGAAAACTCGGATCGAGGAGATGCCAGTTTTTCAGTCTGGTGGGGTCGATTTTCTGGATAATGTTATTTTGAATAGCAATGGTCATTTGCCCAGGTGACATTAATAAGGTGTCATAAGGGGGATTCCCGGGGCTGGCCATCACTTTTGCCAATTGGTCTTGTGCCAGAGCAGGAGCAATGGTCAGGCCATAACCCTCTTTTTTCATGATTGGCGTGAGTATGTTGCGATAGGCATCTTCCCAGTTCCCTGGAAACGTAGCGGCAATCGCCGTTTCTTTCTCTGCTGCCAGCGCACGCAGTGACAGGGGTAGCATGGAGGTTGCGGCTGCTCCCGCTAACAATTGGCCGAACCGACGACGACTAATCTCAAAGTCTTTCATGTTGTTCACCTCTATTTAATCACTCAGGGTTTGCGGTTCAGCCGGGAAGGCATGACAGCGTGTAGTATCGATCTCAGCAAAAAGCTGCGATCCGGGAAGGGGAATGCGGGTGCCGGGAGTTCTGACTTCAGAGGCCCGCAATGTGGTGCCGCAGCCGAGCGTCAGATCGTGCACCAGCACGGGGCCCAGTGGGACCGATACCGTCAACCTTGCTGGTTGGCACTGTTCGCCAGGGTGCGCTGACAAACGAACCTCTTCAGGACGGAAAGTGAGGGTGATTTTCGACCCGGTGGTAAAATTCAGACGGCGCGGCAAACGCAGCGTTTTGTCACCCGGCAAGCCGATCAGCGTGGTGTCATTCTCAACACGCAATACGGTGCCCGCTAACTGGTTGGTTTGACCAATAAATGTGTTAACGAACAGGGATTTAGGCTGATCATAAACCGCCATTGGTGTGTCGATCTGTTCAACATGGCCTTTGTTCATCAGTACCAGACGATTGGCGAGGCTCTGCGCCTCCTCTTGGTCGTGCGTCACGATCAGCGTGGTGATCCCGAGCGTTTTTTGCAGATGCAACAACTCCACCTGTAAATCAAAACGTAGCGCGCGATCCAGTGCCCCAAAAGGTTCATCCAGCAGCAGCAAAGAAGGGCGACCCGCGATTGCCCGTGCGACCGCAACACGTTGTTGCTGACCACCTGAAAGCTCACGCGGCAGACGATTGCCATATTCGCTGAGGCGTACCATCGCCAACATCTCGTCAACACGCTGCTTACGTTCAGCACGCGAGACTTGCTGACAAGCAAGCGGATAGGCGATGTTTTCCGCGACGGTGAGATGCGGAAACAGGGCGTAGTTCTGGAAAACCATGCCGATACCCCGTGCCCTGGCAGAGACCATTGCCAAATCCTGCATACCCAGTTCAATTTTTCCTGCTTTCGGCTGGATAAGCCCGGCAATCGCCCTTAACACCGTGGATTTACCGCAGCCACTTGGCCCCAGCAATGCCACTATCTCACCGGGTTCAATCGTGAAAGAAACATCGCTGATTGCGTTATTGCCACCGTAGCTGTGAGTAAGTCCCTGAACGTTTAAGCGCTTACGTTCGGACGAGTTCTGCATATCTGCCATAGTGCTTTCCTGGTTCTGCGTCGCGAGATGAAACGAAAAATTCACATGGGAAGGATTAGCAAGCGGTATGCCAGGATCACAGCCTGTGAGATGTTTTCATCTTAACGTGAAGAATTATAAGGATAATTATCTTTTATAAGATATTCGAAAGTTCGTGCGAAAGTATGTGATACTAAATTTCATAAAGTAAATTCGAAATGATTTCTCACTAATTTGGTGCAATATGGTCATCACAACGGTGCAAAATCATCAGAAATGGGGCAAAGGAAAGGGGAGCAAGGCGATTTTCAGGCTGCGACCTGGATAGGATGACTGCATATCCTCTCGCTGTATAAAGCAGGCTCTTCGCGCTACTTAATTATTTTTCATTGATAATTACTTTTATGATAAATTTAATAATAAACTTTATACAAAAAATTATTAAATTTAATTCGTTATTTATCAATTAGTTACAGTATGTATCTTGAGTGATGGCATGTTGCTTGCAGGTGCTGTGACGACACACCCTCTCACAAAGGAATACGACATGAAGTTAGGAATCGACGGTTTAAAACTGCCTGAAGCAAAAAAACGTGGTCCCTTAGCCAGTCTTGATCATGCGAAAGTACTGGGTTTAAGCGGGATTTTTTTCAGCACCTTACTGGATATGAGTCCCGATCTGGATAAAGGCAGGCTAGGTGAGATCCGCGCGAAAGCAGATGAACTGGGCCTGTATCTGGAAGCAGGCCTCGGCAAAATAAACCCTTACTGTAGCGCTGAATCTCCTGAGCTGCGTGACATTGGTAACGGCGATATCATCGCCGGTTTAACGCGGATGATAGAGGCGGGTGCGGAGATAGGTTGCTGCGAGTTGTGGGTTTCTCCGGGTAACTTCAAGCCGGCCTATCCCGGGCGTCTGGCGGTGGATCGCTTTCGCACCGACGTGACCTGGGATGAACAGCTACTGGCAATGGAAAAGGTGCTACGTAAACTTGCGCCTGCTGCACGTGCCAATGGTGTTCATATGAATATTGAGACCCACGATGAAATCACCTCATTTGAAATTTTGCGCCTGATTGAATCTGTCGGTGAGGAGTGCGTTGGGGTGGTACTGGACACCGCGAATATGCTGCAACGCGGTGAACATCCGGTCTTTGCCGCCCGCCGTCTGGCCCGTTGGGTGCGGCAGACCCACATTAAAGACGCCTATATTGGGCGCGCGCCGGGCGGTCTGGACTTTCAGCCCCGTCCCTGCGGCAGTGGTATCGTCGATTTTGCCGCGATTCTCCCGCTGCTGGCCGAGGCTAACCCGGACCTACATCTGTCATTGGAAATCGCCCAGTCATCCGATGATAAACGTCGCGCTGCCAATCCACGTCAGTGCATCCAGATTGATGATCCCCTGTGGCGTGCAGGCCACCCTGATCTGACGGCGGAGGAACTGGAAGCCTATTTTGCCATGTTGAACGCGTATGAGAAGCGGGTCATGGCAGGTGAAATCCCTGACTGGGCGAGCTATGAAAGCGCCAATTATGGCTACCCCAGTTATGAGCATCAGCATTATGGTTTTGAACAGGCGTTGGGATTTATTCAGCAATCTGCCAGCCATATTCGCAGCATCTGTGCTGAAAAGGGTATCGTGTTAACACGGTAAGTTACGCAAGAATATTATCACAAAGATAGATAACCCGTTTTACGGGCTGTTATGATAGCTGTACCCGTAGCGTTGGACGAAGTAGGGAGAGGATAATGAAAAAGACGCGCAGTCGAGTGACGCCAGCAACCAGTAAGGCTGCCAGTAGCGCCGATAGTCACGACGATGTCTCAGAGCGCATTCGTATCACGCTGGCGACGGCCATCGGTGAAGGGGCGTTAAAACCAGGTAGCAAGATCCTGGAAGAGGCTATCGCGGAACATTTTGGTGTGAGCAGAACGGTGGTGCGTGGTGCACTCGGCGTGCTGGAAAGCGATCATTTGCTGGAAAGAAAGAGAAACCGCGGCACCTTCGTTGCTGAACCCAGCATTGATGAAGCGAAGAGTCTTTTTGAAGCGCGGCGTAAATTAGAGGCGATTTTGCTGGAGTTAATCGCCGAGCGAGCAACAATCTCAGATCTTAACGCGCTGGAAAAACTGACGGATGAGGAAGAACACATTCATCAGCATGGCGACGAAAAATCGAAAACCGTGCTCTCCGGTAAGTTTCACATCGTTTTGGCGGAGATGGCGGGTAATGCCGTACTGACGGAGATGTTATCCAAAATCGTCGCCCGACTGTCGTTGGTGATGTCGTTATATGAAGAAAATCATAAAGATGACTGCGGGGCAGACCATCACCGCATGATTGTAGCGGCATTGAAAGAAAAGGATCTTTCGCGTGCTCAACAATTGATGGATCACCATCTGGCCGACATTGAAGGACGAGTGAGATTGACTGAAGGGCAGGGCGATCGCTACTCCTTCCTATCGGTGCTGGAGAACTTCTCCTGAATGTAGCGGCGCGATCAATCGCGCCGCCAGCAGCACACTACTGCGCGTTAAAATCCTCTGCATCCACATCGTAACCCGACGGCTCCCAGCGAATCGCCAGCAGCGCCAGCAACCCGGCCAGCGGCGCGAGGAAGATCACCCAGAACACCCCGGTGCCGAATGCGGCGACCAGCAGCGGGAACACAAACAGCGATACGGTGGAACTGCCACGCATCAGCGTCTGGTTAAAGCCCACGCCCACGCCGCGCAGCGAGGTCGGATAGCTCAGCGACGCAAAGGTCATGGTATGCGAACCGGGACCAAAGCCCTGCCCGAACAGGAACAACGCCAGCATGGCAATCGCCACCGCCGCCTGCTCGCCGCCTTCCGGACGCCCAATCAGCGCCAGACCGAGTAACGCGACGCACTGACAGCTGTAGCCGGTAACCGACATTTTCCACGCCCCGAGACGTGGTACCAGCCGGACCGCCAGCAAACCGCCGACAAACGCAAACAACAGGTTCAGCGCCAGCGAGACCAGGATGGTGGTCAGCATTGATTGAGCAAAGAAGCTGGAGATAATCACCGGCAAACCAAAGGCGACCGCGTTATAGGCAAAAGAGGAGGCGATAGAGGTGATGGTCGCCAGCACGGTGCGACGACGATAGACACCCTGCAACAGCGCGCCATAGTTACGCCAGCTGGCTTTGCGCACGCGGGGTTGTTTGCTCAGATCGGCATCGTCCGCTACCCGGGCGTTGATATTGTATGAGCGGCGCAAGATCTCGGCCGCGCCGTGCAGGTTGCCCTGATTGGCGGCCCACACCGGAGACTCGCTCATATAACGGCTGCGGATCGCAATAATCACAATCGCCGGCACTGCGCCGAAGCCCAGTATCAAGCGCCACAACCAGTCGGTATGGCTTTCCGGCAACACCGCATACAGCAGCAGTACCAACAGGTAGGAGATACTGATCGCCGCGTACCAGGTGGGACACCACATCGCCACGCTGGCGGCTTTATTGCCCTGGCCGCGCAGTTTGGAAAATTCAGCGAGGAAGGCCATCGCCACCGGTAAATCAATACCGACGCCCAGTCCCATGACAAAACGCGCCCCGCCGAGCACATATTCGTTGGGGGCAAAGGCACAGGCCAGCGCCGCTACCACAAAGAAGAACATATCGGCCATGAACACCCGATAGCGGCCAATTTTATCGGTCAGATAGCCACCAATCAGCGCACCCACGATCGCACCAAAGGTGATCGCCGCCGCTACCATGCCGGTACCGGTCGGTGTTAGCTGGAATTCGCGTGCCACATCCTTGATACCAAACGCCAGCGCACCCAAGTCGTAGGCATCAAGAAACACCCCACCCAGTGCGATAGCGATGACGATACGCGCGTTACTGCGCGACTGCTCGCTGTTGTTGATCAGGTTTGACACATCGGATGCACTGCGGATCCATTGTGTTTCACCCTGAGGCTGATTCCCTGCCAGCGCCACATGGGCGGGAGAAGTTAAGTCGGACATGATGTTGTTGTCTGTATTTTTGTAAATATGGGGCTATGAGAATAATCCTCAGTGGGCGGCTGAAAAATTCCATTTGGTTATATGCTCAATGAATTGGTTATAACTGATTTGAATTGGCTAGCAGAAATTGACCGAAGTGAAACCCCAACCGCTGCTTGACCGCGCCCATCCCGGTTCGCCAGGCTACGCTTGTAACTCACCATACGATAACAATACTGAGGGCGAACGGCATGATTAAGCAGGGTTTACTGGGACTGATCGCATTAGCAATGAGCGCCACCGCAGCGCAGGCCGCCGACCCGGTACGGGTCGGTTCGAAGATTGATACCGAAGGTTCGCTGCTCGGCAATATCATCCTGCAAGTGCTGAACAAACATGGGGTGCCGACCGTGAATAAAATTCAGCTCGGCACCACGCAGGTGGTGCGCGGGGCCATTACTGCGGGTGCGCTGGATATCTATCCCGAATACACCGGTAACGGGGCATTTTTCTTCAATGATGAGAAAGACCCGGCATGGAAGAACGCGCAGCAGGGTTATGAGAAGGTGAAGACCCTGGATGCTGAGAAAAACCATCTGGTGTGGCTCACACCGGCACCGGCCAACAACACCTGGACCATCGCGGTACGCAGCGATGTTGCCGAGAAAAACCAGCTCACCTCGCTGGCGGATCTCAGCCGGTACCTGAAGAAAGGCGGTACCTTTAAGCTGGCGGCCTCGGCGGAATTTATCGAACGCAGCGATGCATTACCGGCGTTTGAAAAAGCCTACGATTTCAAACTTGATCAATCACAGCTGCTGTCGCTGGCGGGCGGTGATACGGCGGTCACCATCAAAGCCGCCGCGCAGCAGACTTCCGGGGTGAACGCGGCGATGGCCTATGGTACTGACGGCCCGGTGGCGGCGCTGGGGCTGCAAACCTTAACCGACCCGAAAGGCGTGCAGCCGATTTACGCGCCGACCCCAGTGATCCGCGACGTGGTGCTGAAGCAGTATCCGGACATCGCCAACTGGTTACAGCCGGTGTTCAGCAAGCTGGATGAGAAGACGTTGCAGCAGCTCAATGCGCAGATCGCGGTAGACGGCCAGGATGCCAGCCAGGTGGCGCAGCAGTGGCTACAGCAGAATAAGTTGCTGTAAGCAGTGGCGCGATTATTCGGGCGAGCGCAACCGGTTTTTCTGCTGCTGGTGGTGTTGATCAGCGTGGCGTTTGCCGCGCTGCCGATGCTGACCTATGCGGCGAACCGACTGGTCTCGGGCCAGCCGCTGATGCTGTGGCAGCTAGCGCTGGGCGGCGGGCTGTTGCTGCCGTTGCTGGCGTTGTGGCTGCTGGCCTTCCTGCCAACGCGGCGCAGCGCATTGTTATTGCTGATCAGCAGCGAATGCCTGTTTGTGTTGCTGATCTGGCTGAGTGGTCACCAGGCTTCGCTACTGGCGCAGAGCGGCAGTCGGCTGGCACGAACCGCGTTTGGCAGCGGCTTCTGGAGCGCGGCGGCGCTGACGTTATTGTTGGCGGCGGAGGCGATTCGCCAACTTTGCCGTCAGACAACGTGGCGCATTCTGCTGAATCTGCAAATGTGGCTGGTGCCACTCACGCTGTTGATGAGCGGCCATCTTAATCAACTTTCCCTGTTAAAAGAGTACGCCAACCGTAGCACGGTGTTTGATGCCGCTTTCAGCCAGCATCTGACGCTGCTCGGCGGCACCTTGTTACCCGCTTTACTGATTGGCGTACCGCTCGGCATTGCCATTGCCCGGCATGCGCGCTGGCAGCAGACCGCCTTCAGTGTGTTAAACCTGATCCAGACGGTCCCCTCAGTGGCGCTGTTTGGCCTGTTGATTGCTCCGCTTGCCGGACTGGCGGCACAGTTTCCGCTGCTGGCGAGTTGGGGGATTGCGGGCATCGGCATGGCCCCGGCGCTGATTGCGCTGGTGTTGTACGCGCTGCTGCCGCTGGTGCGCAGCGTAGTAGCCGGGTTGCAGCAGGTGCCCGCGGAGGTGAGAGAAACTGCACGCGGCATGGGGATGAGCCGCTGGCAGCAGTTCTGTTTTGCCGAATTGCCGCTGGCGCTTCCGGTGTGGCTCTCTGGCTTGCGGGTAGTGGTGGTACAGACACTGGGGCTGGCGGTGGTGGCGGCGCTGATTGGTGCCGGGGGATTCGGCGCCATTTTGTTTCAGGGATTATTAAGTAGCGCGCTGGATTTGGTGTTGCTCGGGGTGATCCCGGTGGTGGCGCTGGCGGTGATCGCCGATGCGTTGCTGCGTTTACTGGCTGCGCTGCTGGAGAGACAACATGATTGAATTTCACCAGGTTAATAAAGCTTTTGACGGTAAAGCGGCGGTGCGCAATGTGTCGCTGCATATCGAAAAGGGCAGCTTCACAGTGCTGATTGGTACTTCGGGTTCCGGTAAGTCCACCACATTGAAGATGATCAATCGGTTGGTGGAGCATGACAGCGGAGAGATCCGTTTCGCCGGAGCAGCCATAGAACGCATGGATGTGCGTGCCTTGCGACGCCGTATTGGCTATGCGATTCAATCCATCGGCCTGTTCCCACACTGGAACGTGGCGAAAAACATCGCGACGGTGCCCTCGCTGCTTGGATGGCCACAGGCGCGCATCCGTGAGCGGGTCGCTGAGCTGCTGGCGCTGTTAAACCTTGATAGCGAACTGGCGACGCGCTATCCGCACCAGCTTTCTGGCGGTCAGCAGCAGCGCGTGGGGGTGGCACGTGCGCTGGCGGCGGATCCTGAGTTACTGCTGATGGATGAACCTTTCGGCGCGCTCGATCCGGTCAATCGTCAGGCGCTGCAACAGGAGATGCTGCGTATTCACCGCCTGTCCGGGCGCACCATTGTGCTGGTGACGCATGATATCGACGAGGCGCTGACCCTGGCGGACCAACTGGTGCTGATGGATGGCGGCGAAATTGTCCAGCAGGGCAAGCCGATTGAATTGCTGACGCAGCCAGCCAGCGATTTTGCCCGTGAATTCTTCGGTCACAGTGAACTCGGCGTGCGCCTGTTGGCGCTGGGCCGGGCCGGGAACGCGGTGAGACGTGGAGAGTGGCTGGAAGCTGAACCGATTGCTGCGGGCTTGACCCTACGTGAGGCGTTGTCGCAGTTTATCGCCCGACGTACCGACAAGCTGCCTGTGGTGGATCAACATCAGCAGCCGCTCGGCGTGCTGCACTTCAGTGATTTACTGCGTCAACGCGAGGCGGGGTAATGCGCTGGCTAAAAGATCCGTTGTACTGGTTGCTGGCGTTGTTTCTGTTGCTGCTATGGGGGCTGCCACACAGCGCGCCGCTGTTTGCCCACTGGTTTCCGCAACTGGAGCGTCCTCTGTATCAACAGGATAGCTTTTGGCGTCTGGCGCTGGCGCATCTGCTGCTGGTGGTCAGCGCCAGTGCGCTGGCGGTGGTGGTTGGAGTGAGTTGTGCGGTGTTTGCCACGCGGCGTAAGGGCAGGGCGTTCCGTCCGTTGCTGGAAACGCTCGCCGCCGCCGGACAGACCTTTCCGCCGGTGGCGGTGCTGGCGATTGCGGTGCCAGTGATGGGGTTTGGTGCCACACCGGCGGTAATCGCGTTGTTCCTCTATGGTCTGCTGCCGATTTTGCAGGGCACGCTGGCGGGGCTGGATAGCGTACCGTCCAGCAATCGCGAAATCGCGACCGGTCTCGGTATGGGGCCATGGCGGCGGTTGTGGCAGATCGAACTGGCGCTGGCGGCACCGGTGATGATGGCTGGGGTGCGCACGTCGGTGATGATCAACATTGGCACG
The DNA window shown above is from Pantoea sp. At-9b and carries:
- a CDS encoding ABC transporter permease, which codes for MRWLKDPLYWLLALFLLLLWGLPHSAPLFAHWFPQLERPLYQQDSFWRLALAHLLLVVSASALAVVVGVSCAVFATRRKGRAFRPLLETLAAAGQTFPPVAVLAIAVPVMGFGATPAVIALFLYGLLPILQGTLAGLDSVPSSNREIATGLGMGPWRRLWQIELALAAPVMMAGVRTSVMINIGTAAIASTVGAESLGSPVIIGLSGFNTAYVIQGALLVALLALVCDRLLERVQRWLSWRAE
- a CDS encoding ABC transporter substrate-binding protein, with protein sequence MIKQGLLGLIALAMSATAAQAADPVRVGSKIDTEGSLLGNIILQVLNKHGVPTVNKIQLGTTQVVRGAITAGALDIYPEYTGNGAFFFNDEKDPAWKNAQQGYEKVKTLDAEKNHLVWLTPAPANNTWTIAVRSDVAEKNQLTSLADLSRYLKKGGTFKLAASAEFIERSDALPAFEKAYDFKLDQSQLLSLAGGDTAVTIKAAAQQTSGVNAAMAYGTDGPVAALGLQTLTDPKGVQPIYAPTPVIRDVVLKQYPDIANWLQPVFSKLDEKTLQQLNAQIAVDGQDASQVAQQWLQQNKLL
- a CDS encoding ABC transporter permease encodes the protein MARLFGRAQPVFLLLVVLISVAFAALPMLTYAANRLVSGQPLMLWQLALGGGLLLPLLALWLLAFLPTRRSALLLLISSECLFVLLIWLSGHQASLLAQSGSRLARTAFGSGFWSAAALTLLLAAEAIRQLCRQTTWRILLNLQMWLVPLTLLMSGHLNQLSLLKEYANRSTVFDAAFSQHLTLLGGTLLPALLIGVPLGIAIARHARWQQTAFSVLNLIQTVPSVALFGLLIAPLAGLAAQFPLLASWGIAGIGMAPALIALVLYALLPLVRSVVAGLQQVPAEVRETARGMGMSRWQQFCFAELPLALPVWLSGLRVVVVQTLGLAVVAALIGAGGFGAILFQGLLSSALDLVLLGVIPVVALAVIADALLRLLAALLERQHD
- a CDS encoding ABC transporter ATP-binding protein, whose protein sequence is MIEFHQVNKAFDGKAAVRNVSLHIEKGSFTVLIGTSGSGKSTTLKMINRLVEHDSGEIRFAGAAIERMDVRALRRRIGYAIQSIGLFPHWNVAKNIATVPSLLGWPQARIRERVAELLALLNLDSELATRYPHQLSGGQQQRVGVARALAADPELLLMDEPFGALDPVNRQALQQEMLRIHRLSGRTIVLVTHDIDEALTLADQLVLMDGGEIVQQGKPIELLTQPASDFAREFFGHSELGVRLLALGRAGNAVRRGEWLEAEPIAAGLTLREALSQFIARRTDKLPVVDQHQQPLGVLHFSDLLRQREAG